The genomic stretch GTCGCTGATTTCCTTGACCTCGTCCTTCGTGAGTTGACGGAAGACGATAATCTCATCCACCCGGTTCAAGAACTCTGGTTTGAAGTAGTTCTTCATGTCTTCCTGAACTAGGTTCCGGATGCGAGCATACTGCGCTTCCTCGGCACTCTCAGTTGAGAATTCGAAACCGAGGCCACCGCCCCCCTTCTCAATGACGCGGGAACCAATGTTCGAGGTCATGATGATCAAGGTGTTCTTGAAGTCTACCGTGCGACCCTTAGCATCGGTCAGGCGACCATCTTCCAGGATTTGCAGCAGCATGTTGAAGACATCGGGGTGCGCCTTCTCAATTTCGTCGAATAGGACAACGGTGTACGGACGACGACGAACCGCTTCGGTCAACTGTCCGCCTTCGTTGTAGCCGACGTAGCCTGGAGGTGAACCAATCAGCTTCGATACGGTATGACGTTCCATGAATTCCGACATATCAAGACGGATCATGGCTTCCTCAGACCCGAAGAAGTAAGCCGCCAAGGACTTCGTTAATTCGGTCTTACCTACCCCGGTCGGCCCCGAGAAGATGAAGCTCGCAATCGGTCGATTGGGGTTCTTCAAGCCCACGCGAGAGCGACGGATCGCGCGGGATACGGCCTTCACTGCTTCGTCTTGACCAATCAGGCGATTGTGCAGGGTGTCTTCCATATGCAGCAGCTTCTCGGATTCGGATTCCGTGAGCTTGTTGACCGGAACCCCTGTCCAAGAGGCCACGATTTGAGCGATATCATCTTCGGTGACCACCGGAGAATCATCGCTACCATCGGCGGACTCTGCTTTCTTGTTTTGAGCGATCGCCCGAATTTGAGCCTTGATCTCCATTTCGCGATCGCGCAGTTCACCCGCCCGATCAAAGTCCTGAGATCGCACCGCATCATCTTTATCCCTCAGAACCTGACGCAGTTCCCGATCCAGTTCTTTCGCGGCAGGAGGCAATTGAGAATTGATCAACCGAACGCGAGACCCCGCTTCGTCAATCAAGTCAATGGCCTTATCCGGCAGATAGCGATCGGAGATATAGCGGTCGGACAGCTTCGCCGCTGCTTCCAGAGCTTCGTCTGAAATCTTTAGCTTGTGGTGCTGCTCATAGCGATCGCGCAAGCCGTGGAGAATTTCAATCGTTTCATCCACAGTCGGTTCGCCAACCATCA from Synechococcales cyanobacterium T60_A2020_003 encodes the following:
- a CDS encoding ATP-dependent Clp protease ATP-binding subunit, which produces GTKYRGEFEERLKKIMDEIRQGGNVILVIDEVHTLIGAGAAEGAIDAANILKPALARGELQCIGATTLDEYRKHIERDAALERRFQPVMVGEPTVDETIEILHGLRDRYEQHHKLKISDEALEAAAKLSDRYISDRYLPDKAIDLIDEAGSRVRLINSQLPPAAKELDRELRQVLRDKDDAVRSQDFDRAGELRDREMEIKAQIRAIAQNKKAESADGSDDSPVVTEDDIAQIVASWTGVPVNKLTESESEKLLHMEDTLHNRLIGQDEAVKAVSRAIRRSRVGLKNPNRPIASFIFSGPTGVGKTELTKSLAAYFFGSEEAMIRLDMSEFMERHTVSKLIGSPPGYVGYNEGGQLTEAVRRRPYTVVLFDEIEKAHPDVFNMLLQILEDGRLTDAKGRTVDFKNTLIIMTSNIGSRVIEKGGGGLGFEFSTESAEEAQYARIRNLVQEDMKNYFKPEFLNRVDEIIVFRQLTKDEVKEISDILLREVANRLLEQGITLEVTERFKDRLVEEGYNPSYGARPLRRAIMRLLEDSLAEEILSGRVKEDDIAVVDVNDDGQVYIRSGEKRELLPQAAES